One Alnus glutinosa chromosome 13, dhAlnGlut1.1, whole genome shotgun sequence genomic window, GATAATTTGATGAGGTTAACTTGCTGGCGTATTAgaaagtattaattttttttctttgaaaaaattaaatctgTACAAAAACCGGCCCAAAACCGGTGTAAACTTGGCCCAAAACACTTTAAACCCGGCCCAAAATCGGAATTCAAAAGCGGTTTTAAAACCGCCGGTTATTAAggtaataaccgctaaccgacagttataaaaataaccgcctccgcctatgCGGTTAGCagttggtaaaaaaaaaaaaataaccgcTTGGCGGTTAGCgattagcggttttagccaataaccgtcggttataaccgcttgAACACCCCTTTTCCACAGCATCGTTTGCTAACGGTTTGGAAAAACAcacttttcttaaaaataattaatatacaatttaaaacacaaaacaggtctcaaataaattataaaaggaGAAGATTTCGTCCATAAAGCGGAACAGAGTGTGGTGAAAGGCATTTTTTTGTTCCAGATTGGattaaagtaaatttttttaatttaggttATTAAATTACATTTATTCTTAGAATATATAATTCTCACATGCACGGTTAATTTTGGTAAAAATTACATCGTATAAGAGAACATATATctgtataatatattaaattaaagaaatttcttcctttgtactttgaaagaaaattgtcttttttcacatttcacgtataaaaaaataaatcaaattaaaattaaaaaaatacttttaaagtcaaaaccctaaactcaaaatttaggaaaaattatagtttagcctCTCAAATTATCACTCGTTTTGCacttagccccacaaactgctAACACTCTGACTCCGgcctaccaaaacctttgaaaaaggcCCCATTCgacgaaatatctccatattaaccatgccacgtgtcattttttaaataaaaaataaaaaaaaagttaaaaaaaaataaaaactaaaaactaaaataactaaatttttatttttatttttttaaaaaagaaaatatagattTCGGAGTGGCCcgtaagccacccctagggctcggggGGGTGGCGCATGGCCACCCTTGGGGCAAGGTGTGGCCGTGCGGCTACCCTTGGGGCCAAGTGTGGCCGCCCAGCTACCCCCAGTGGCCGAGGGTGGCCCCGCGCCACCCCCCAACCTTATGGTGGGCTTACGGGCCACCCCAAAGTCCATTTCGGGTGGCCTGAAAGCCACCCCCTAGGgctctaggggtggcgcgcggccactcTTGGGGCCaaggtggcctgcgagccaccccaaaggtggcgtcggccacctctaggggtggctcacaggccacccccctccccaaggggTGGCTTCTCAGCCACCCCAAAacctcatattttctttttctttttttttttttctaaaaaaaaataaaataaaaatttagttattttagttttagtttttattttattttttaattaaaaaatgacacgtagcAGGAataatatggagatatttcacCAAATGTAacctttttcaaaggttttggtagtttgataggCTGGAGTCGGAGTGTTGGTGGATTGTGTGGCTAAGCtcaaaacgggtggtaatttaaggttttaaactataatttttcccaaaatttattttggttatacgggaaaggaaaaaaattaaaaagaaaaagaagtccACCATTTCAGTCTCAAACCCTCGCCTGTAGCCACTGTTGTCTTCAAATACTGAAACATTCTCGGTGATTCCCAAGCTCCAAAAAGAGACACCCATGGATACTCTCACGTATCCCTCCACCTCCACTCTTTCAACCCTCAGAACAAAGTCCTTCACGTTCAACAACAATCCCTCCAAATTAACACTTTCCTCTTTCAAAACCCAATACCCCACCACCacgaccaccaccaccaccttcaaaaccctaacccctctCAAATCCCAAAACCCCGCCACCATACCCCCAGATCTCTCCCCAGTCGCCACCCGCGAAACCCTCAAATCCCGTCTCCACGACGGCGAGACCCTCTACGGCCTCTTCCTCCTCAGCTTCTCCCCCACATTCGCTGAGATCGCCGGCCTCGCCGGCTACGACTTCGTCGTTGTCGACATGGAGCACGGCCCGGGCGGCATCTCCGAGGCGCTCTCCTGCCTCCGCGCGCTGGCCGCCACGCGCACCCCCGCGATCCTCCGACTGCCTGAGAGCTGCCCCACCTGGGCCAAGAAGGCCCTGGATCTCGGTCCACAGGGGATCATGTTCCCCATGATCGACAGCCCAAAGGCCGCCAAGCAGGCAGTCTCGTACTGTCGCTTTCCGCCCAATGGCATCCGTGGTTCGGCCCACACGGTCGTGAGGGCCTCGAGCTACGGCATCGACGAAGGGTATTTGGGTAATTTCGAGGACGAGTTGCTGATCATGTGCCAGGTAGAGTCCGAGGAGGGAGTCAAGAAGGTGGAAGAGATCGCGGCCGTTGATGGGGTGGACTGCATTCAAATGGGGCCGTTGGACCTGAGTGCCAGCATGGGGTACCTGTGGGACCCGGGGAACAAGAAGGTGAAGGAGATGATGAGAGTCGCAGAGAAGGCCGTGTTGGGTGTGGGGCCCAAAGCTAGTGGGGCCTACTTGTCCGGGTTCGCCATGCCGTTCGATGGGCCTGATGATCTGAGGAGGCGCGGATATCACATGGTGTCTGGGGCCGTTGATGTGGGGCTGTTCAGGAGCGCGGCCGTGGAGGATGTGAAGAGGTTTAAGATGGGTTTGATGGAGGGCTCTGATGACGCTGAGGATGGTAAGGATGCTGATGAGAAGTACTGGAGCGAATGAGAAAAAGAAttttagaaggaaaaattgGGTTTAAGATGGGTTTGATGGAGGGCTCTGATGATGCTGATGAGAAGTACTGGAGCGAATgagaaaaatgtattttagaaggaaaaattggaattatttttgttttgtttgtaattATAGTCGGCTTCTTTGTTCTGACTCCTtcgtttgttttcttctttgcttaTTTCTTGAAATAGAAAATGCAAATGTACTGCCATCTTTACAACTAAACCTTTACAAACTGATGCGGGGAGGCTACAACTATTAACTTTTAGAAAGTAATTTTCTCAATGCTTGGCCACCCCAAGCACCGGCCGGGGTTGGCTGCGACCATCTCAGATGGTATTGGGGTTGATCACGCTACCCTCCGAGCCTCTTGGCGTCTACCCTGAAGAGTCCTGGGAGTGGTGTGACTACTCCTAGAGCTTTTGATTGTGGTGGCTGGCCGCtcatagagaatttttttttaatccaaaaataataatgaccttttggtgaaataatttttagagtTGGACCAATTTTGGAAATTTAGGCAAAATATGATTTAACCTTGTGTTATCATCAAATGGAAAAATAGGAACAGGAATGATCAGCCGGTTGTAATCATAATAATACCTACTCTTAATGAACACTTCAATTGCATCCAATCATTCCAAACTTTTAGAAAGTGACGATCTATTCTCCCAAACTATTAGGTATTTTTGTTAACTTGGCAAAATGTATCATTATACCATAGGTTAAAGTACAATTACGccttaatattaaaaaataaaataaaataaaataaccttcAAAACCATGGAGATTTGCAACCATAATTATGCTTTTATACCCATCATTACAAAcattatgtactttttttttaggaCAATGATCcttctctatttcaaataacattatttacttttttttaggaCAATGATCcttctctatttcaaataacaTTATATACACTATAAAATGTATGAACTTCAAAATTTGATTATGAAATAGATGTtattaatttcatttgaaatgtaTGTTGGAACAGAGGAATAGGGGGCTAGTCTAGGCCATGGTGCCCCCtcaattcttaaaaataaaaataaaaattataagaaaaaaaaataataaaaaattagcctaTTAGAAGTCGTCAAACAgacaaaatcaccaaaatcagacGATTTTGCTCAAAATCTCGTCTCCAACGAACTCGTCAACACCATCGTCAAATTGAGAATTGTCAGGAACCCTCGTACGATGAGACGAGGGTTTTGTCGATCGTCTTTTgcttttttccaattttttattccatCTCTTTTTTCTTACTTTCCTATTCATCATCGTCTCAGATGCGAGACCGGAGTAGGATCCTTTCATTCGACAAGCCGTGTGGATGGCCGGTTGGGCGTAGAGCACTGACGTAGTGAGCTGTTCAAGCGAAGGTATGTACGACCAATCGTCGGCGAACCACGACATGATTGACCCAGTTCTCATCGGCGTTACTAGCGTTGATAATCTGGTCGATATTGCTCCGGCTGTCAAAAATCAGGTACCTAGCATGACAATCCGACTGATTTTGCTCTGGCCCTCAAAAATCCGATACCTAGGGTTGATAATCCAGCCAATTATGCTCCTGGTCTCAAAAATCCGGTACCCAGCGTTGATAATCCAGCCGATTCAGCTCCCGTTGTCAAAAATCCAATCAATTCTCTCCCCTTTTTGCTCTCGCCTATCTATTGGAAggtactatttttttaatttcatttttataaaactgataaaaaaattagtattttttttgaagtagagaatatttgaagagtttgatatTTAGAGCTTTAAAAAACGAGGtagcaaaaataacaaaaatgatatttttcgtcaaaatttGTTGAAGTTTTGATGATTTCACTACAAATGCTCTTAATCCCtagtaacaaattttttttagccCATTGACTGCTATCCATAATACTTTTTGAGTCCATCTCTGAATAAATGATCATTTGAAATGGGGAGGATTCTTGTCGGTTTCGAAAAGGATCATTGTCCATCTTAATTACAAGGACACGTCATCTTGGTGGATCCACATAGGCCATGATCCGTGTACCTGTTTTGGGCCCAAATATCATACGGCTGGGCTTGAATACAAAGAAATCAAATTAGGCTTGGTCGTCAAAAGTAACGAAGAAAAACATGTAGGGCTTGAATCAGACCAAAATCAACGCTAGCTTGGATTGTGGAAACCTGAAGCCTGTTTATCCAAGAAGAAAAACAGGGATTTTGATTATGAATTTACGAGGCATAAATTTCAACGTATTGTACCTATTATTGATTATCAGTTAAGTTTTAATTGTGTGGAGACTCATGTCTTTTTCGaatcattttaaaattgaagtaactttttaaattattagtaaatatgtgatatattattattgaattttaatcaaattataattttaaaagtcaagttaatcttaaaaaaatttaaggaccctctaaatattattttaaaaccaTGCGTGAATAGAATGACCATTGTCTTGGAACGTTGGAAGATGGATTCGAATGATTGCCCATAAACATTAGAAATTTTCAACGAATTAACTTTGGTTTCTGtgcatacaatttttatttttttaaaaagaagggATCGAGCATTTCTTTTGGCCTTACATGCAAGGGGATCGGAATTAAGCTCTAAATTCTAAAAGAAGTCCTAAAATAAACCCTAGACCTTCTCATATATATGTCTCTATAGGCTTCGTAGAATTAAGGAGAGAGTAATTAAGGCCTACTTTTGAAGGTTTGGTCACTCTAAACTTGGAGGACTCCTATCTTAAGGTAATCTATTCGATCtctaacttttaattttttttttttttttttttggatgaaaacttttaaattttcatgCATATCTAACTGTTTAAATCGTACGTAAGCatgcttggtttttttttttgtctgagagaaacatgtgatt contains:
- the LOC133854916 gene encoding uncharacterized protein LOC133854916; translated protein: MDTLTYPSTSTLSTLRTKSFTFNNNPSKLTLSSFKTQYPTTTTTTTTFKTLTPLKSQNPATIPPDLSPVATRETLKSRLHDGETLYGLFLLSFSPTFAEIAGLAGYDFVVVDMEHGPGGISEALSCLRALAATRTPAILRLPESCPTWAKKALDLGPQGIMFPMIDSPKAAKQAVSYCRFPPNGIRGSAHTVVRASSYGIDEGYLGNFEDELLIMCQVESEEGVKKVEEIAAVDGVDCIQMGPLDLSASMGYLWDPGNKKVKEMMRVAEKAVLGVGPKASGAYLSGFAMPFDGPDDLRRRGYHMVSGAVDVGLFRSAAVEDVKRFKMGLMEGSDDAEDGKDADEKYWSE